Proteins encoded together in one Thermococcus barophilus MP window:
- a CDS encoding DUF1931 family protein, which produces MAEMIIPYPQLQKILERTCELAVIKPRAEEMMEIVEKKLSDLFEVAYENAKAENTGIIRLRHLPLTKGFKNSMNLFRAVIEDEKVEIEPIRKFVLKKIPSDLPLDEEVVNELPIITGTLFVLVGRVIKALHPEVKNVYPEHIEEAGKVLDYTL; this is translated from the coding sequence ATGGCAGAGATGATAATCCCATATCCACAGCTTCAGAAGATTCTTGAGAGAACATGTGAGTTGGCAGTGATAAAGCCAAGAGCAGAGGAGATGATGGAGATAGTTGAGAAGAAGCTCAGCGATTTGTTTGAAGTTGCCTATGAGAACGCAAAAGCTGAGAACACAGGGATAATAAGGCTGAGGCATTTACCGCTAACAAAGGGATTCAAGAATTCAATGAACCTCTTCAGAGCTGTCATTGAGGATGAGAAAGTGGAAATTGAGCCGATAAGGAAGTTCGTTCTTAAGAAGATACCCTCTGATCTGCCGCTCGACGAGGAGGTTGTTAACGAGCTGCCCATTATAACAGGAACGCTGTTTGTACTTGTTGGAAGGGTTATCAAGGCTTTGCACCCGGAGGTTAAGAATGTTTACCCAGAGCACATTGAAGAGGCTGGAAAGGTTCTGGATTATACGCTTTGA
- the ppcA gene encoding phosphoenolpyruvate carboxylase, which produces MIPKTMSTQHPDNVYIPFFAREPQLGGEDEIIEAFYAFSVLGIEEQMWDFEGKEVDEFVVKKLLERYPHFFRKHKLGEDFRLTPRVPNPSVEKAEAKLLLETLESISRSADYSKIFYGKEIAPIFEVILPMTTSANEINRVYDLYKRYIVGKQYKRVYDVKLYEWIGKFFPEEINVIPLFETKDAILNSAEILREYLHGKDFEYQRVFLARSDPAMNYGLISAVVYDKYALFKLQELEEEESVSIYPIIGVGSAPFRGHLVPENVENVLEEYRGAQTFTIQSSFKYDNPPREVIKAVEKIKSSKRKEAEPINGQILLILRKYEIEYSKQIKALAKLVREVAKFVPSRRKRKLHIGLFGYARDVNGFALPRAIKFTASLYSLGVPPEVLGLNALSEKDVEVISNVYNGIYKDLSLAFRYFNPKSAEKFKFLRDILKMSQLFEFERNEEHCEITNKILDGEINEELIIKAASIRGFLG; this is translated from the coding sequence ATGATACCAAAAACAATGAGTACTCAACATCCTGACAATGTATATATACCTTTCTTTGCTCGGGAACCTCAGTTGGGTGGTGAGGATGAAATAATTGAAGCGTTTTATGCCTTCAGCGTTCTCGGCATAGAAGAGCAGATGTGGGATTTCGAAGGAAAAGAGGTGGATGAGTTTGTTGTTAAAAAGCTTCTGGAGAGGTATCCTCACTTCTTTCGAAAGCATAAGCTTGGAGAGGATTTTAGGTTAACTCCAAGAGTACCCAATCCCAGCGTTGAGAAGGCTGAAGCAAAACTTCTACTTGAAACGCTTGAGAGCATTTCCCGTTCAGCTGATTATTCAAAGATATTCTACGGCAAAGAGATTGCCCCGATATTTGAAGTTATTCTTCCGATGACAACTTCAGCAAACGAAATTAACAGAGTCTACGATCTGTACAAACGTTATATTGTTGGAAAGCAGTATAAGAGAGTCTATGACGTAAAGCTCTACGAGTGGATTGGGAAATTCTTTCCTGAAGAAATTAACGTAATACCACTCTTTGAGACAAAAGATGCAATACTGAACTCGGCTGAAATATTGAGAGAGTACTTGCATGGGAAGGACTTTGAATACCAAAGGGTTTTCTTGGCAAGGAGCGACCCTGCCATGAACTATGGGTTAATAAGTGCTGTCGTCTATGATAAATATGCCCTCTTTAAGCTTCAGGAGCTTGAAGAAGAGGAGAGTGTTAGTATTTATCCAATTATTGGTGTAGGCAGTGCGCCTTTTAGAGGCCATCTTGTCCCAGAAAATGTTGAAAATGTTCTGGAAGAGTATAGAGGGGCTCAGACTTTTACAATTCAAAGCTCGTTTAAATACGACAATCCACCGAGGGAGGTTATAAAAGCCGTTGAGAAAATTAAAAGCTCAAAGAGAAAAGAAGCTGAGCCGATTAATGGGCAAATCCTCCTAATTCTCAGAAAATATGAAATTGAGTATTCTAAGCAGATTAAGGCTTTGGCCAAATTGGTAAGGGAGGTTGCAAAGTTTGTTCCCTCCAGAAGAAAGAGAAAGCTCCACATTGGACTGTTTGGTTATGCCAGGGACGTTAATGGCTTTGCACTTCCAAGGGCAATAAAATTCACTGCATCTCTTTATTCTCTTGGCGTACCTCCAGAAGTTCTTGGATTAAATGCACTTAGTGAAAAAGATGTTGAGGTCATAAGTAATGTTTACAATGGTATCTACAAAGATTTAAGCTTAGCATTTAGGTATTTCAATCCTAAATCGGCTGAGAAATTTAAATTCCTAAGGGATATTCTGAAAATGAGCCAACTGTTCGAATTTGAGAGAAATGAGGAGCACTGTGAGATTACAAATAAAATACTGGATGGCGAGATTAATGAGGAGTTAATAATCAAAGCGGCGAGCATTAGGGGATTTTTGGGGTGA
- the mobA gene encoding molybdenum cofactor guanylyltransferase gives MRAYILAFPEKRWESYLTPLNGGSLVKIVEQRLRMTKRIDKVYTIIRKGQLKRFSLHVSNPVGVEAKNKIEALYKALPASGELLLVEGNMPLIMPFLVNYLSTLFLDSDSEALIPSWSDGRLEVTHAFYDAKALKSALETCLAENEKKLSCIKEYLDYETVSIEELAKRNPKITLSFFKVKSSFDLRFAEETLKKIERGEI, from the coding sequence ATGCGCGCTTACATTTTAGCATTCCCAGAAAAAAGATGGGAGAGCTATCTCACACCTTTAAATGGAGGGTCTCTCGTTAAGATAGTTGAGCAAAGGCTCAGAATGACAAAGAGGATTGATAAAGTCTACACAATCATAAGAAAGGGACAGCTGAAGCGCTTTTCTCTTCACGTCTCAAATCCCGTTGGAGTTGAAGCCAAAAACAAAATCGAAGCGCTTTACAAAGCTTTACCAGCTTCTGGAGAGCTCCTCCTTGTTGAAGGGAATATGCCGCTGATAATGCCCTTCTTGGTAAATTATCTCTCGACGCTGTTTTTAGATTCAGACAGCGAAGCATTGATTCCATCATGGAGTGATGGGAGATTAGAGGTTACACATGCGTTTTATGACGCAAAAGCATTAAAGAGTGCCTTAGAGACTTGTCTGGCAGAAAACGAGAAAAAGCTGAGCTGCATTAAAGAATATCTGGATTATGAAACAGTGAGTATTGAAGAGCTTGCTAAGAGAAATCCCAAGATAACGCTGAGCTTCTTTAAAGTTAAGAGCAGCTTTGATTTAAGATTCGCTGAAGAAACACTCAAAAAGATTGAAAGAGGGGAAATTTAA
- a CDS encoding biotin transporter BioY, translating into MKAKEIAYSALFAALTAVGAQISIPIGEVPVTLQVLFVLLSGLILGARLGFLSQAIYLLMGAIGLSVFAGFKGGFVYLYGPTGGYLIAFPVAAFLVGLISERYENLKGYILGSLTGIGVIYLLGWLRLGFYFGGNFGKAFAVGVAPFVVIDLIKAGVAVVVADRVKKSGVI; encoded by the coding sequence ATGAAGGCAAAGGAAATTGCATACTCAGCCTTGTTTGCCGCATTAACTGCAGTTGGAGCTCAAATAAGCATTCCAATTGGGGAAGTGCCGGTAACTCTGCAGGTTCTCTTCGTCCTGCTCAGCGGATTGATTTTGGGAGCGCGTTTGGGTTTCCTAAGTCAGGCGATATATCTTCTAATGGGCGCCATCGGACTCTCCGTTTTTGCAGGATTCAAAGGGGGATTTGTCTACCTCTATGGTCCAACGGGAGGTTATTTAATAGCTTTCCCAGTAGCTGCATTTTTGGTTGGTCTGATAAGTGAGAGATATGAGAATCTAAAAGGTTATATCTTGGGCTCTTTAACTGGCATTGGTGTCATCTATCTCTTAGGCTGGCTTAGACTGGGCTTCTACTTCGGAGGAAACTTCGGAAAAGCCTTTGCAGTGGGTGTTGCACCCTTTGTTGTTATTGACCTGATAAAAGCTGGGGTTGCTGTGGTGGTTGCGGACAGGGTGAAAAAATCTGGAGTTATTTAA
- a CDS encoding type 1 glutamine amidotransferase family protein, producing MKKIASLVIVFLFLASSIGFGSFPEVSAQSNYSNQRVLVLKNVDAWGSNAVEEMLDEIGVPYDVLSSSEFAPLTASYLINKYDVIIIESDQPQNFYDELAPEMGDIEEFVKAGKVLQVHAANWGWHGGVWKTPLPGGVEIVKSYSNYDYNVEKDLWYYSTFASHGYLINLPQDAKIITVQSDVSYSQGAPDYNKPSAVTYQYGKGLVFATGLTLEYSAKYRGAMWKEFLKEIIIGSLEFKPAKKVEYFDYAMMNYIWYMLYNRYTEKFDEMYKETEQYNITNSTIPQVAEYKSLAEKHYELGWQYGHPIKGHIQALPHMRRAYMNIKKAYVLLDYSLKGLKHWQALENNNLTALIQQNNDASTLYWVGGPLNGTYKGIENAKATWSRFLGGNNVTKVDVYNITLAKSEDGMTGIRAVVIVSTKEGKRIPLRYEIYFKDDSIIEEWWIIDPSVLEMAKD from the coding sequence ATGAAAAAAATAGCAAGTTTAGTGATTGTATTCTTATTTCTAGCGAGCAGCATTGGGTTTGGTAGTTTTCCAGAAGTTTCTGCTCAAAGTAATTATAGCAACCAGAGGGTTTTGGTTCTGAAAAATGTTGATGCTTGGGGCTCAAATGCCGTCGAGGAAATGTTAGATGAAATAGGTGTCCCATACGATGTCCTTTCATCTTCTGAGTTCGCGCCTTTAACGGCTTCATATCTCATAAATAAATATGACGTGATCATCATAGAAAGTGATCAGCCTCAAAATTTCTATGACGAACTTGCCCCAGAAATGGGGGACATTGAAGAGTTTGTCAAAGCAGGGAAAGTCCTACAGGTACATGCCGCAAACTGGGGATGGCACGGGGGAGTATGGAAAACACCTTTACCCGGAGGAGTTGAAATAGTGAAGAGTTACTCAAACTATGACTACAACGTCGAAAAAGATTTGTGGTATTACAGCACCTTTGCCAGCCATGGTTACCTTATAAACCTACCTCAAGATGCCAAAATTATAACCGTGCAATCAGACGTCAGCTATTCTCAAGGAGCCCCTGATTACAATAAACCCAGTGCCGTCACGTATCAATATGGAAAAGGTCTCGTGTTTGCAACCGGGCTTACTTTGGAATACAGTGCAAAATATAGGGGGGCTATGTGGAAAGAATTCCTTAAGGAAATCATTATTGGCAGCCTTGAGTTTAAACCAGCTAAAAAAGTTGAATATTTTGACTACGCAATGATGAACTACATATGGTACATGCTCTACAACAGATATACTGAGAAATTTGATGAGATGTACAAGGAAACTGAACAGTACAACATAACAAACTCAACCATCCCCCAAGTAGCTGAGTATAAATCACTTGCAGAAAAGCACTATGAACTGGGCTGGCAATATGGACATCCGATTAAAGGCCACATACAAGCGTTGCCACATATGAGAAGGGCGTACATGAACATAAAGAAGGCATACGTTCTGCTCGACTACTCTCTGAAGGGATTGAAACATTGGCAGGCACTTGAGAACAACAACTTAACTGCACTGATTCAACAGAACAATGATGCATCGACGCTTTACTGGGTTGGAGGACCACTCAATGGCACATATAAAGGAATAGAGAATGCAAAAGCGACATGGAGCAGATTCTTAGGTGGCAATAACGTGACTAAAGTAGATGTATACAACATAACACTTGCAAAAAGTGAAGATGGCATGACAGGCATACGTGCCGTTGTGATAGTATCAACCAAGGAAGGCAAGAGGATTCCGCTGAGATATGAGATCTACTTCAAAGATGACAGCATAATTGAGGAGTGGTGGATCATCGATCCCTCAGTCCTTGAAATGGCAAAAGATTGA
- a CDS encoding energy-coupling factor ABC transporter ATP-binding protein, with translation MIEVKNLWHIYEGKRIALKNVSLSFGNEIVALVGPNGSGKTTLAKHFNGLLKPTKGEVFIDGINTKNASVAELSRIVGYVFQNPENMFFEENVFKEVAFGPKNLGLSGEALEERVKWALRIVNLSGYEDRSPYSLSGGEKQRLAIACILAMKPKYVILDEPTTGLDEKSSKSVKEVIKKLRKEGHGIMLITHDMELVLELAERVVLLYDGIKVFDGSVDEFFQLDLRNYEMEIPELLRISKSLGISFVRNVDEFVNFLLERVGT, from the coding sequence ATGATAGAAGTCAAAAATCTCTGGCACATCTATGAGGGAAAAAGAATTGCTCTGAAAAATGTTAGTCTGAGCTTTGGAAACGAGATAGTTGCATTAGTTGGCCCCAATGGCTCCGGAAAGACTACCTTGGCAAAACACTTCAATGGACTTTTAAAGCCCACAAAAGGGGAAGTTTTCATTGACGGTATCAACACCAAAAACGCCAGTGTAGCGGAGCTTTCAAGGATTGTTGGATACGTTTTTCAGAACCCAGAAAACATGTTCTTTGAAGAAAACGTCTTTAAAGAAGTTGCATTTGGGCCAAAAAATCTTGGACTTAGCGGAGAAGCCCTCGAAGAGAGAGTTAAATGGGCGCTCAGGATTGTGAATTTAAGCGGATACGAAGACAGAAGCCCATATTCGCTCAGCGGTGGGGAGAAGCAGAGACTGGCAATAGCGTGCATACTTGCAATGAAACCCAAGTATGTAATTTTAGACGAACCGACCACGGGCCTGGATGAAAAAAGCTCGAAAAGCGTAAAAGAGGTTATAAAGAAGCTGAGAAAGGAAGGACATGGGATAATGCTGATAACCCATGACATGGAGCTTGTTTTAGAGCTGGCGGAGCGAGTAGTTCTGCTATATGATGGGATCAAAGTTTTTGATGGCTCCGTTGATGAATTCTTTCAGCTTGATCTAAGAAATTACGAAATGGAAATACCCGAACTCCTCAGGATCAGTAAATCCCTTGGAATCAGCTTTGTGAGAAACGTTGATGAATTTGTGAATTTCCTCTTAGAGAGGGTGGGAACATGA
- a CDS encoding energy-coupling factor transporter transmembrane component T family protein, whose product MMYTLYIERDSFLHRLDPRVKIISSLLGILAMILFNSPYLLFALFMLLSLSLRFLGKISFKEQIKVLKPLTPLIVITIAIWPFILDPKTFGLFIGLGYALRLASMAMITFGLLMTTTQRELILGFIKLKMPYEIGLTLTIALRYIPTLFGLAQTIIDAQRSRGLELEKGSFFSRIRKTVPILIPLIIASIKTAHELSIALESRAFGASRKRTFLHTIQMEKKDYVALIFVFLLFGLALYARYQLGIGYVKLY is encoded by the coding sequence ATGATGTACACCCTTTACATTGAGCGCGATTCATTCCTTCATCGCTTAGATCCGAGGGTTAAAATAATTTCCTCCCTCCTTGGAATTTTAGCCATGATTCTCTTCAACTCTCCTTATCTGCTCTTTGCCCTCTTCATGCTACTTTCCCTTTCTCTTAGATTCCTTGGAAAAATTAGTTTTAAGGAGCAGATAAAGGTATTAAAGCCACTGACACCACTAATAGTCATAACAATTGCAATCTGGCCTTTCATTTTAGATCCAAAGACGTTTGGACTGTTCATCGGATTAGGATATGCTTTAAGACTTGCATCCATGGCTATGATAACTTTTGGTCTCTTAATGACAACAACTCAGAGAGAGCTAATTTTAGGCTTCATAAAACTCAAAATGCCTTATGAGATTGGACTGACACTAACGATAGCATTAAGATACATCCCTACCCTATTCGGCTTAGCTCAAACAATAATTGACGCCCAAAGATCGAGGGGTCTGGAGCTTGAAAAAGGCAGCTTTTTCTCGAGGATTAGAAAAACGGTACCCATCTTAATTCCACTGATAATTGCCTCCATAAAAACCGCCCATGAGCTTAGTATAGCCTTAGAAAGCAGGGCTTTTGGTGCAAGTAGAAAGAGAACGTTCCTCCATACAATCCAAATGGAGAAGAAAGACTACGTAGCACTTATTTTTGTGTTTCTGCTGTTCGGCTTAGCCTTATATGCAAGGTACCAGCTTGGAATTGGGTATGTGAAGCTATACTAA
- a CDS encoding DUF63 family protein has product MLESIKEFFWIYFIRPMYTREGYNPYNTLVYAFLLGLGVIYSYKYIIKPLKIKVDEKLFWAVTPMVVFGATVRALVDGGVLKPNPLILTPGIFFTAFFLIVPALIADAKLKTYPKVTIAWGTILALYANYLLVTHVKSFKPYELTIFWTVIFILPVLIFYRFKPFEKMYLYPVLAHLFDIGSTVVAIHYYGYREVHWLENILVTKFGAFIYYPWILFILIVVYYGLKWLVPDEEERRYWYLAIYILGLGPAIRDPAQMILQLAG; this is encoded by the coding sequence ATGCTTGAATCAATAAAGGAATTCTTCTGGATTTACTTCATAAGACCTATGTACACAAGAGAAGGCTACAACCCATACAATACGCTCGTATATGCGTTTCTCCTTGGTTTGGGCGTCATATATTCCTACAAATACATAATCAAACCCTTAAAGATCAAAGTTGATGAAAAGCTTTTCTGGGCTGTTACCCCTATGGTTGTCTTTGGAGCAACTGTCAGAGCGTTAGTTGATGGTGGAGTGCTGAAGCCAAATCCCCTGATTCTAACACCTGGAATATTTTTCACAGCATTTTTCCTGATTGTTCCCGCTTTAATAGCCGATGCAAAGCTGAAAACATACCCAAAAGTTACGATAGCTTGGGGCACGATTTTGGCATTATATGCAAACTATCTCCTCGTAACACACGTTAAAAGCTTCAAACCTTATGAGCTTACGATTTTCTGGACGGTAATTTTTATACTCCCGGTTCTGATTTTCTACAGGTTTAAGCCTTTCGAGAAGATGTATCTATATCCCGTTTTGGCACATCTATTCGACATAGGCTCAACGGTTGTAGCAATACACTACTACGGCTACAGGGAAGTCCACTGGCTTGAAAACATCCTCGTTACAAAATTTGGGGCATTCATTTACTATCCGTGGATACTCTTCATCCTCATAGTTGTTTATTATGGGCTCAAGTGGCTTGTACCAGATGAGGAAGAAAGAAGGTACTGGTATCTGGCAATTTACATTCTCGGCTTGGGTCCAGCAATAAGAGACCCGGCTCAGATGATTTTACAGCTTGCTGGTTAG
- a CDS encoding ABC transporter ATP-binding protein, translated as MIESVNLTKFYPPPIKSLFDLKSLRDFLGKPREKIPALIDLSFKIKEGEIFGLLGPNGAGKTTFCKIANALVIPTRGNLYINGYDSVKEHDKVKGKIFTIFGGERDLFGLFQWRVSVEKNLKFIAELWGIPKVEAENRINYALELLNLKDKKNEWYQKLSAGMRQKVYLALPLIIQPEVLILDEPTVYLDVFTRREVWNAILELSKEFGTTIILTTHNLNEAEVLCNRVLIFNKKKIAEGKPKELIEKFQTLKIDRKLLVKIKGKIKIEDFNGIAEKINAYTQNGFTYLGIYIKRDYLKDILAILTNYDVVDIQNEPVTLEDVFTHICSFDSCVNSRAEEKS; from the coding sequence ATGATTGAGTCTGTCAACTTGACTAAGTTTTATCCTCCACCGATAAAATCGCTCTTTGACCTGAAGAGCTTGAGAGATTTCCTTGGGAAACCCAGAGAGAAAATCCCAGCTTTGATTGATTTGAGTTTCAAGATTAAAGAGGGTGAGATTTTTGGTCTTCTGGGTCCTAATGGTGCTGGAAAGACAACCTTTTGTAAGATTGCAAATGCTTTGGTGATTCCAACTCGAGGAAATCTTTACATTAATGGTTATGATTCGGTGAAAGAGCATGATAAAGTCAAGGGTAAAATTTTCACGATTTTCGGCGGTGAGAGGGATTTGTTTGGGCTTTTTCAATGGCGTGTAAGCGTGGAGAAGAACTTGAAATTTATTGCAGAACTCTGGGGAATTCCTAAAGTTGAAGCTGAAAATAGAATTAATTATGCTTTGGAGCTTTTGAATCTCAAGGATAAGAAGAACGAATGGTATCAAAAGCTTTCTGCTGGCATGAGGCAGAAGGTTTACCTCGCACTGCCGCTGATAATTCAGCCTGAAGTTTTAATTTTGGATGAACCAACAGTTTACTTGGACGTTTTTACAAGAAGAGAAGTTTGGAATGCCATTTTAGAGCTTTCCAAAGAATTTGGGACAACAATAATACTAACCACGCACAACTTGAACGAGGCTGAAGTGTTATGTAACAGGGTTTTAATTTTTAATAAGAAGAAAATCGCTGAAGGCAAGCCAAAAGAACTAATTGAAAAATTCCAGACTCTAAAAATAGATAGGAAACTGTTAGTCAAAATTAAAGGTAAGATTAAAATTGAAGACTTTAACGGGATAGCAGAGAAGATTAACGCTTACACTCAAAATGGTTTTACCTACTTGGGGATCTATATTAAACGAGATTATCTAAAGGATATCCTTGCAATCCTAACAAATTATGATGTCGTTGATATCCAAAACGAGCCAGTAACCCTCGAAGATGTATTTACGCATATATGCTCATTTGACTCCTGTGTTAACTCAAGAGCCGAGGAGAAAAGTTAA
- a CDS encoding helix-turn-helix transcriptional regulator encodes MRTHLLKASCENGKLILFLRIEIDLEHAYKVELTELERDVLEFILQNGEVTQKGLSNKFGKVRACRVIQNLEKKGLIERKKKGRTYVIRVI; translated from the coding sequence ATGAGAACCCATTTATTAAAAGCAAGCTGTGAAAATGGAAAATTGATATTGTTCCTTAGAATAGAAATTGATCTTGAGCATGCGTACAAAGTGGAATTAACCGAGTTGGAAAGGGATGTCCTGGAGTTTATACTTCAAAATGGTGAAGTTACTCAGAAAGGACTTAGCAATAAATTTGGGAAAGTTAGGGCTTGCAGGGTTATTCAGAACTTAGAAAAGAAGGGCTTGATAGAACGAAAGAAGAAAGGGAGAACCTATGTCATACGGGTGATTTAA
- a CDS encoding ABC transporter permease, giving the protein MDINAMIKSIKVIKAFIFIQKEVFFSRRFDLLLQFISLGLNILFIGIFAKLITINANISQYGTPSYLDYLLIGSIIHNLVFLPKGSISSFVLGRIFPVLYNSPASLTAIFIGINAWRILWNLGLTLIITTIYVLFFGLTIHLNLGVVIVILSGVLLIFALDLFSAGFRIATKATQDPLNWFFNITAQLVSGLYFPPEALPKWLQPLSKIHPETYILQMGRLTMGGGYSLTQILPSLRNMLVITLIMLVLGYLMFSWGFNKARELGTLGHM; this is encoded by the coding sequence ATGGACATTAATGCGATGATCAAAAGTATCAAGGTAATTAAGGCATTCATTTTCATTCAAAAAGAAGTCTTCTTTTCAAGGAGGTTTGATCTACTCCTTCAATTTATCAGCTTAGGATTAAACATTCTATTCATTGGAATCTTTGCAAAGCTTATCACAATCAATGCAAACATTTCACAATATGGCACTCCAAGTTACCTTGATTATCTTTTAATTGGTTCAATAATCCACAATCTCGTCTTTCTGCCCAAGGGCAGTATCTCTTCATTCGTTTTAGGCAGGATATTTCCAGTGTTATACAATTCACCAGCTTCTTTAACAGCAATTTTCATCGGAATCAATGCTTGGCGAATTTTATGGAACTTGGGATTAACTTTGATAATAACCACAATTTATGTTCTCTTTTTCGGATTAACCATCCATCTTAACCTTGGCGTTGTAATTGTCATTTTAAGCGGCGTTTTGCTTATTTTCGCCCTTGACTTATTCTCAGCAGGCTTCAGAATTGCCACCAAAGCAACACAAGATCCACTAAACTGGTTCTTCAACATTACCGCCCAGCTTGTTAGCGGCTTGTATTTCCCACCCGAAGCTTTACCAAAATGGCTTCAACCACTTTCAAAAATTCACCCAGAAACTTACATTCTCCAAATGGGCAGGCTGACAATGGGTGGCGGATATTCTCTAACCCAAATCCTCCCAAGCTTACGAAACATGCTGGTTATAACGCTAATAATGCTGGTTTTGGGTTATTTAATGTTCTCCTGGGGCTTTAATAAAGCGAGAGAATTGGGAACTTTAGGACACATGTGA
- a CDS encoding radical SAM/SPASM domain-containing protein produces MKVIVCVIKHPSPLYFLMDNTPHILPHIVGVRRKEDMMGKENISQYKPSFYNLIIPLNEEGEFVLFNTLRNIVARIDRETKEGLETGSLERLDNETITRMRETGVIIPKNLDELDYLKYLRILHLGNMLANSRVGLTLVMTYSCNLACPYCYEGDRKTKGGLLTPKKIDKILTFAKNHEQNDKKPIVSISFYGGEPLLNWKGCKYTLKRLKEMKDEGEIRDYSTSFVTNGILINEETIDAINTYNVYSMQITLDGPRDIHDKRRIKINGEGTFDEIIENIKLLKNEVTNEKFRLGLRINVDKTNYKRIPELLDFLKKEGLNDIPISYGIVRSNIPYCSDCSNTHVFLGRDLPEYLPFLWKEAYRRGFKITTRPNLKFVYCVYDNPNGYVVDPELKVYPCWEMVGAEKYIIGKIKEEGSFEPEPFYYTVKTRNPIEFEECKNCKLLPICMGGCAAESTRRNGHPNGPGCDITKYVWKEGLKFYLMRKYPNLFTNKELTEILGTVPMEENSNMLKFKL; encoded by the coding sequence GTGAAAGTAATTGTGTGTGTTATTAAACATCCTTCCCCTCTTTACTTTTTAATGGATAATACTCCTCATATATTGCCACATATTGTAGGGGTTAGGAGGAAAGAAGATATGATGGGCAAAGAAAATATTTCACAATATAAGCCTTCGTTTTATAACCTGATCATACCTCTGAATGAAGAAGGAGAATTCGTTCTCTTCAACACACTTAGGAACATTGTGGCGAGAATTGATAGAGAAACCAAAGAAGGCCTTGAGACAGGTTCCTTAGAAAGATTAGACAATGAAACAATTACACGAATGAGAGAAACTGGAGTGATTATACCCAAAAATTTGGATGAGCTTGATTATTTGAAATATCTCCGAATACTTCACTTGGGGAATATGCTTGCTAATTCTCGGGTAGGATTAACCCTAGTAATGACGTACTCGTGTAATTTAGCGTGCCCTTATTGTTACGAGGGGGATAGAAAAACTAAAGGAGGGTTATTGACTCCAAAAAAGATTGACAAAATATTAACATTTGCAAAAAACCATGAGCAAAATGATAAGAAACCAATAGTTTCCATTAGTTTTTATGGTGGAGAACCGCTCTTAAACTGGAAAGGGTGCAAATACACACTAAAGAGATTGAAAGAAATGAAAGATGAAGGAGAAATTCGAGATTACTCAACTAGTTTTGTTACCAATGGAATACTAATCAATGAGGAAACCATCGATGCAATCAACACGTACAATGTGTATTCAATGCAAATAACACTGGATGGTCCTAGAGATATCCACGATAAAAGGAGAATAAAAATAAATGGTGAAGGAACTTTTGATGAAATAATTGAAAATATTAAACTACTGAAAAATGAAGTCACTAATGAAAAATTCCGTTTAGGTTTAAGAATAAATGTTGACAAGACAAATTACAAGCGAATCCCGGAATTATTGGATTTTTTAAAGAAGGAAGGACTTAATGACATACCGATCTCATACGGGATTGTTAGGAGTAATATTCCATACTGTAGCGATTGCTCAAATACTCATGTTTTTCTTGGTAGGGATTTACCTGAATACTTACCATTCCTCTGGAAAGAAGCTTATAGACGAGGATTTAAAATTACCACAAGACCCAATCTAAAATTTGTTTATTGTGTGTACGATAACCCAAATGGATACGTTGTTGATCCTGAGTTAAAAGTTTACCCTTGTTGGGAGATGGTTGGTGCAGAAAAATACATTATTGGTAAAATAAAAGAAGAGGGTTCTTTTGAGCCAGAACCATTCTATTATACTGTCAAGACGAGGAATCCCATAGAGTTTGAGGAATGCAAGAACTGCAAACTCTTGCCAATCTGCATGGGAGGTTGTGCTGCTGAGTCAACAAGAAGAAATGGTCATCCAAATGGACCTGGATGCGACATAACCAAGTACGTATGGAAAGAAGGACTAAAATTTTATTTAATGAGAAAATATCCCAACCTATTTACGAACAAAGAACTTACAGAAATCCTAGGTACTGTACCAATGGAAGAAAATAGTAATATGTTAAAATTCAAACTATAA